DNA from Pseudocitrobacter corydidari:
CCTTTAACCTGAAAGCACGTTACAAATCCTTCCTGGATAAAGTGACTGCCGGTTCCGCAAACGCCAGCGCAACCTTCACCATCGAATACAAATAATTACGGATAACGGATGTTAGCCACGGATGGCTAATTACATATAACTGGAACGGGTAAATGAAAAAAATAGTAGCAGCCTTATTACTGCTGGCGTCATTAGATGCATCTGCGGGTATCCAGGTCGATCAAACGCGTGTGATTTATAACGGCAATGAAAAATCCGCCGCGCTGTCCATTCATAACGATACGGATGAAACATGGATGGTTCAGACCTGGCTGGATACCGGAGATTCATCCGCCACGCCTAAGAATTTACCGATGCAGGCAATCCCACCGATTTTAAAACTGGCGGGCAATAAAGACGCTATTTTGCGTTTCATTTACTCCGGCGCAGGTCTGCCGACTGACCGTGAAACCGTGTACTGGATTAACGTTCAGGAAATTCCCCCTGCGTCAAAACAAGAGAACGTGCTGCAAATTGCCATTCGCACTCGCGTGAAACTTTTTTATCGCCCAACCACGCTGAAAACCACCCTGCAAAAAGAAGTGGAAGCGCTGAGCTGGCGTAAACAAGGTAATCAGCTGGTGGTCACCAATAACGGCCCGCTACACATCACTTTTGGCACGCTGACCCTGAAAAATGGCGCCAGCAAAACCTGGAAAGTGAATGCCGATATGGTCAATCCGATGGACTCAATGCGCATCAACTTACCGGCGGGCGCCTCTATCGCCGATCAGCTCTCTTTCACCTTTATTAATGATTTTGGCGGACACACGGAAATTAAAGACATCCGCCTGCAATAAGGGACCAGCAAAATGGCCAGCCATAAGATAAGGACAACACCAGGACGTCTGGCGCAGCGGATTCGCTGCGCCGTTTACGTATCAACAATGCCATTGTTGGCGACGCCGTTTGTTAATGCGGAAGAACAGTTCAATACCTCTTTTATTCACGGGGCTGACAATGCCTCGCTTGTGCAGAGTTTATCCAACAGCGATGATATCCTGCCGGGTCACTATCCCTTTGATATTTATCTGAACAAAATTCGCGTCGATCACCGTGACGTTGAATTTAAAAAAGATGGACCCAATTCCCCTGGCTATTTTTGTTTAGATGCAGACAGCTTCCGTCAATATGGCGTTCTGGTGCCAGAAACGGCAGGAAGCAGCGCGTGTTACGATCTGGTCAAAGGGATCCCCGGCAGCAGCGTTAGCTGGAATGCGGCGCTACAGGAACTGGATATTTCCGTGCCACAAACCGAGCTTGAACCGCGCCCGCAGGGGATGATATCTCCCCTGGTGTATGACGATGGGATCAACGCTGCCTACTCTAACTACGCCTACAGCGGCAGCCATTCCCGCTACACCAGCAACGGTGCAAAGCGCGATAGCGATTACTCCTTCCTGACGCTGAATAACGGCATCAACATCGGCGCATGGCGTTTTCGCAATAATTCAACCCTCTCAAAAGAGAGCGGACGAAATGCGCAGTGGAACTCTGTATCCAGTTGGGCGGAAACAGACATTGTACCGTGGCGTAGCCGCGTATTAATTGGTCAGAGCAACACCAATAACAACGTTTTCGATAGCTTCCAGTTCCGTGGCGCACAGCTTTCCAGCGTGCCGGAAATGCTGCCGGACAGCCGTCGCGGCTACGCACCGGTGGTGCGCGGTGTCGCTAACAGTAACGCCCGCGTAGAAGTTCGCCAGAACGGCTATACGGTTTACAGCACCGTCGTGCCGCCAGGGCCATTCGCGCTGACAGACATTCACCCCAGTACCCTGAGCGGTGACCTGGCCGTCACGGTCATTGAGGCCGACGGCACGCGCCATAACTTCACGCTTCCCTACTCTTCCGTGCCGAACATGCTGCGCGAAGGGATTTGGGAATATCAGGTGACCGCCGGGAAATATCACGACGGTACGACGGATTACGAACCGAACTTTATTCAGGGTACGATTTCTCACGGCGCGGGATGGGACATCACCCCGTACGGCGGGATGATCGTCGCGGAAAACTACCGCTCCGGCGTGCTGGGCATCGGTAAGAATATGGGCGAGTACGGCGCGGCGTCTGTCGATGCGTCGTGGTCCGATACCGATCTGGCCTCCGGCGACAGCAAACGCGGCGCCAGCGTACGTTTCCTGTATTCAAAATCGCTGAACGCCCTGGGCACCGAATTACAGATTGCCGGTTATCGTTACTCCACCTCCGGCTTCTATGATTTCTCCGATGCGGTGACCGAACGTTCCAACTGGAAAAACGGCTTCTACCAGACGGAGTATTACGATCAGGAAGGCGATAACAGCGGCGCGCCGTCATGGGCGACGCAGAGCCAGCGCCGTCGCTATTATGAATCGATGCGTTATAACAACAAACGCCAGCGTGTCGAGCTGACCGTCAACCAGCACGTGGCCGGGGCGTCGTTGTATGCCACCTTCACTCGCCAGAACTACTGGAACACCTCGTCGTATGACCGCACCATCCAGACCGGGATCAACACCAGCTTCCATTCGGTGAACTACAGCCTGTTCTATCAAAGCAGCCGCAGTAACTATGGCTACAGCGATAACAGCGTGAACGTCAGCGTATCAATTCCGTTCAACATCTTTAGCCAGGATAACCAAACCGTCGCCTCCTTTAACGCCTCGCACAGCAAACAGAGCGGCGATGGCTACAGCGCAGGCCTGAGCGGCACGCTGCTGGATGACCACCGCATGAACTATTTCGTCCAGAGCGGTCACTCCCAGTATGGCGGCGATACCAGCGTGGCGAACCTGGGTTACATGGGCAGCATGGGTAACGTGGCGCTGGGCTACAACTACAACAACAACTATCAACAGACGTCCCTCAACGTCTCTGGTGGCGTAGTGGCGCACTCCGGCGGCGTAACGCTGTCGCAGCCACTGCAAAACACCTTTGTGCTGGTGAAAGCGCCGGGCGCGCAGGGCGTGCGCCTGGAAAACCAGCCAGGGGTGGCAATCGACCGGTTTGGCTATGCGGTGTTGACCTCTGCAATGCCGTATCGCCACAACCGCGTCGCACTGCGTACTTCCGATATTGGTAATGGCATGGAAATTCCGCTGGCCGCCAAAGATATCGTACCGACACAGCGTGCCATTGGCCGCGTTGAGTTTGAAACGCATCTTGGTCACAGCCTGTTGATTCACGCCAAACTGGCGGACGGCTCTGCGCCAATGATTGGCGCCAATATCTTTAACCAGCAGGGCGTGAACGTTGGCGTCGTCGGTACGCGCGGCGAAGCCTATGTTGCCGGTATCGAAAGCGGCGAACGTCTGCGGGTGAAATGGGGCGACGACGACAGCGCCTCCTGCACCATGCCGATACCTGAACTGCCTCCTGTCGACCGCGATCAACCCGGTGGTTACCAGGTTGTCTCTCTCACCTGTAACCGGAACTAAAGGATATTTACCATGCGGATTTTTACCCCCACGCCGCGCACCGGGCTGCTTCTGCTGATTTTGTCCGCCGCGCTGTTTTCCACCAGCAGCTATGCGCTGACCTGTAAACGTGCCAGCGACGGCAGCGTCGAGCAGATAATTCCGTTGGATCATCAGATCAACGTTTCTACCGCCAATCTCACGGCGGGCACCGTGTTATGGCGCTCACAAACGTTTACCTCGACCTTTAAATGTACCGATACCAACAACCACCCGCAGGGGGAAGATGCCTATCTGTGGTGGGATCCGGACATTAAGATGTCGGCCATCCACAACTCGCTGGAAGTCGGCGTAACGTTCCTTGGCACGGATATCGATCCGACAAAAATCAAGAGCACCGATATTGGTCCGGGTACGGTATGCCAGCGGTCGGCTAATGGTCGGTGTAAACCGCCTGCACTGCCGCAGACCATTACAGCCACCTACGCTATCTACATTAAAGCAACGGGGAACCCACCGCCGGCCAACGGCGTGATCAACGATCAGAGCAAATATGCCGCTTTTCAGGTCGATGGTGAAGGCGGCTTAAACAACCAGCCGAACAGTAACTTCCGTGCCTATGTATCCGGGCTTGGCAATATCAGGTTCATCTCCTGTAGCCCAAAAATTACCGTCTCTGCCAACAATGGCGAAACGGTAAACTTTGGCGCTATTCCGGCGCGTAATGCGGTTGTGGGCAAGATTGAGAAGCAGGTGCCGTTCAGCATTCGCGCCGACCTGACCGGACAGGGGCAGGATTGCGAAAAACAGACGCTGATGGCGAACTTCAGCACCACCTACCCAACGCAGGATAATCAGGTGATTTTGCCGGAAAAGAACAGCGGTTTCGGGATTTTGCTTTCCCGCGCCGACTCGCCGAACACCTGGCTTAGCATGAACACGCCAACGGAGCTGGGCTATGTGAACGGTAGCGTTGTCGAAAGTAATTTCCTCGCCAGCCTGAAATGGCTCAGCACAACGCCGAAAGTGGGCAAATTCAACGCGTCAGCTAATATTGACGTGACCTTTAAATAACACGAGGACACTCCACGAAAATGTCGCTGACCTCCGCCGAGCCAACCGGACTGCGCTATGTTTTTCAGCCCATGTTCGACCGTGCAGGCAAAATGATTGCCGTTGAGTGCTTAACCCGGTTTACGCAGGAACCGGGAAGCGCGGCCATCACCGTAGAACAGTTTTTTAGCGACGCGTCCGATGAGCTTCGCGCGCGCATTTTGCAGGAGCAAATTGCGCTGGTGAAAAGCTATCAGTGGTGGTTTCAGCAAAATGACGTGATGGTCACGATTAATGTCGACGAGGCCACACTGCACACACTGAACGATGACTTTATTGCCGATTGCGTAAAAACCATCGGCTGCCTGCATTTCGAGGTGAGCGAGTTTTCCAGCACGCTGGTCAAACGCAATCCGGCCATCGAGGCGCTGGGCGATAAATATTCGTTCTGGCTCGATGACTTTGGCGCGGGCTATGCCGGGTTTGGCGCGCTGGCGATGCAGTCTTTCCGTTTTATTAAAATGGATAAAAATCTGCTGTGGAACCTGCGGGAAAAGAAAAACGGACAGCAGTTGATGGCCTCGCTGCTGCACTACTTCAGCGCCAACCATTATCAGGTGATCGTTGAAGGGATTGAAACACAGGAGCATCTGACCTGGATTGATAATATGCCGTGGTTCGCGCTTCAGGGGTTGCTGTGGCAAGAACAGAGTATTGAAGCCCTGACCGCCGGGCAATCCAGCGCCAACGCACTCCCCCACCAGACCCATCACTAATTTCATGCGTTTTTGACGTTAAACTATCCCATGCGGTAAAGCGTTTTGCTTTATCGCATGTTTTTACAAATAATCAAAAAACAATTAACATTAATATAATGCATCAGCTATCATACATATTAAATAGCGACAACTTTCCTTCAGATAATTCCCTCCCGGCTTTTAAAATGATGGATAAAAATTTTTTATAACTCAGTCAAAAAATTTAAATAGCATATCGACAATATTTTTTTTCGCCTCTTAACAATAGTTATCCTCAATCAATCCAGACATCCTGTGAAAATATTCGGCATTGACTCGTAAAATTCCTAATCCATTGAGAGGAGAAATTGACTCTATATTCTTTTTTGCGCTTACAGTTACATTAATCATAACCTTTCACACAACTTGTCACAGTTTGACAAAATGTGACGCACAGACAATAGTTATTCCATCCCGATAGCCTCGGATAAGTCTGAGGCTATTTCTATGGTATGGAGCCAGCAATGTTAAATAATAAAACCAAACGAATCAGCCAGGCAGTAGCGTTATCGCTTGCCCTGTGTGGTGTCAGCTATGCCGCAACCACGAGTCATGCATCATCGGCAAAACACCCGGAAGTTCAGGCCAATGAGCCGTTTTCCGCGCACGTCCTGACCAGCGGCCTGGATGCGCCGTGGGATATGGTGTGGGGCCCGGATGGTTATTTGTGGGTGACCGAACGTAAAGCCGCTTCTATCGATCGCATCGACCCGAAAACCGGCGAGAAAAAAGTCGCTATCACGCTGAGCGGCGTCCATACCGGCCCGCAACACGAAGGTGTGCTGGGTCTGGCATTATCGCCAAACTTTATGAAAGCCGGTGGCGATAATTATGTTTATACCGCTTATACCTATATGAACGGTAATGAAGAACACGCCAAAATTGTTCGTCTGGAATATGACGAAAAAACGCAAAAGCTGGGTAACGAAAAAGAAATCCTGGCTGGTTTCCCGGCGGGGAATGACCACAATGGTGGGCGTCTGCGCTTTGGGCCGGATGGTAAACTTTATTACACCATCGGTGAGCAGGGGCATAACCAGGGCGCGAATTTCTGCAAACCTATTGATGCACAGCGAATTCCAACTGAGGATGAGCTGAAAAATAAAAATTACGCCGCCTATGCCGGTAAAGTGCTGCGTCTGAATATCGACGGCTCTATTCCGGAAGATAACCCGACGATTCACGGCATTAAAAGCCACCTGTTTACTTATGGTCACCGTAACCCGCAGGGGCTGGTCTTTGTCGGCGATACCCTTTACGCCTCTGAACAAGGCCCCTCCTCTGATGATGAGCTGAATATTCTGGAAGCGGGCGGCAACTACGGTTGGCCGCACGTAGCAGGCTTCCAGGACGATCAGGCTTACGTTTATGCAAACTACTCGAAAGCTGAAAACTGCCCGTCGCTGAAATGGGACCCGAACCATATCCCAGCAGGCGTACCGGTGCAGAAAGAGACTGAATGGAAAGCCGCTGACTTTAAAGCGCCAATCAAAACCTTCTTCACCGTCAAAGAGGGCTACACCTATAACGACGCCAGCTGCAGCGCGGATTCTGCGTACATTTGTTGGCCGACTATTGCACCGTCCAGCGTAGCCTACTACCCGGCGGATGGCGTCATCAAAAGCTGGCGTAACTCCATCATCGTCAGTTCGATGAAAAATGGCGCGCTCTATCGTGTTCTGCTGAACGCCGATAAGAAAAACGTGCAGGGCGACGTGGCGAAATACTTCCACACCGCCAACCGCTACCGCATGGTGGTGGTCAGCCCGGATACGCGTAAAATCTTCGTTGCCACCGATAACTTCGGCAACGTGATGGATGAGTCTAACCATCCGACGCACAACCTGAGCAACCCGGGTTCGATTATCGTCTTCGAATACACCGGTAAATAATATGCTTGCAGGCGGGCCTATTGGCCCGCCTGATTTTTTTCCCTTTCTTATAAAAAACACACAGATGAAATTAACTCTGCCCCTCTCCGGGCTGGCGGCCACCTTTGTGCTGTCTCCGGTTTCATACGTTTATGCGCAGGACGCCGCAACAGGTGATGGTGAGCAAACCATGATCGTCAGCGCAGCGCCCCATTCCGGCCTCTCCGCGTTAGATACGCCAGCTGCCGTTTCCGTCAATTACGGTGACGATATCCGTCACGCCGCACCGCGAATTAACCTTTCAGAAGGGCTGGCCGATGTGCCGGGCCTGCAAATTCAAAACCGCCAGAACTTCGCCCAGGATTTACAGATGTCGATTCGCGGCTTCGGCGCGCGCTCAACCTTTGGGATCCGCGGACTCAGGCTGTACGTGGACGGCATTCCGGCGACCATGCCGGACGGTCAGGGGCAACTCTCCAATATTGATATTGGCTCGATTGAGCGAATCGATGTGCTGCGCGGGCCGTTCTCCGCGCTTTATGGCAACGCCTCCGGCGGCGTGGTAAACGTGGAAACAGAAACGGGCCGCCAGCCGACGACGATTGAAAGCAGCAACTACTACGGTAGCTTCGGTACCTGGCGTACCGGGTTAAAAGCCACGGGTGCGGTGGGCGACGGCACGCAGAAAGGCGACGTGAATTACACCGTCTCCAGCAGCCGCTTCTCTACACACGGTTTTCGCGACAACAGCGCCGCACACAAAAATCTGCTCAATGCCAAACTGGGCGTGAAGGTCAACGACACCGGCAGCCTGACATTACAGCTCAACAGCGTGGATATCACCGCGGACGATCCGGGTGGTTTAACCCGCAAAGAGTGGAAAGATAACCCGGCGCAAGCGCCGCGCGGCGAAGAGTATCGCATGCGTAAAACCGTCAAGCAGACGCAGGCCGGGCTGCGCTATCAGCAGGGATTGGGTGAGCACGACGACCTGAGCGTGATGACCTGGGCGGGTATCCGGGAGACCGTGCAGTACCAGTCTATTCCATACTTTGTGCAGCAGCGCAGCGAAACGCATCCGGGCGGCGTGATTGATTTAACGCGCCGCTACCAGGGCATTGATACCCGCTGGACGCACCACGAAGAGAGCGGCTTCCTGCCCTACTCCATCACCACGGGTCTCGACTACGAAACAATGACCGAGCAGCGCAAAGGGTATGAAAACTTTGTCTATCAGAACGGTCATTACGATCTGGGCACGAAGGGCGATATGCGCCGCAACGAGCGTAACCTGATGTGGAACCTCGACCCGTACATTCAGACCAACTGGCAGCTCACCTCCGCCCTGAGTCTGGACGCGGGGGTACGCTACAGCTCGGTATGGTTTGATTCCAACGACCATTATGTGGTGGGTAAAAATGGCGACGACAGCGGCGAAGCGAGCTACCACAAATGGCTTCCGGCGGCCGCGCTGAAGTACGCCATGACGCCGACGTGGAACGTTTACCTCTCTGCCGGGCGCGGCTTCGAAACGCCGACGATTAATGAGCTGTCATATCGCCCTGATGGGCAATCGGGGCTGAACTTTGGCCTACAGCCGGCGACGAATATTACCGTTGAAGCAGGCAGCAAGTGGCAGGTTGGCACCGGGCTTGCCAGCCTTTCCGTCTTTAACACCGATACCAAAGATGAGATTGTGGTGGCCGCCAGCGACAACGGGCGTACCTCCTATCAAAATGCCGGGAAAACACGCCGTCGCGGCGTAGAGCTGGCGTGGGATCAGCAGTTTGCTACCGCATGGCGCGCCAAATTCGCCTGGACCTGGCTGGATGCAACCTATCGCGAAGACGCCAGCAGCACGATCCAAAGCGGCAACCGTATTCCAGGTATTGCCCGCAACAGCACTTACGCCTCATTGGGCTGGGTGCCGGAAGAAGGCTGGTATGCAGGTGCGGAAATGCGCTACATGAGCGATATTCAGGCCAACGACGCGAATACCGAACAGGCTCCGGCGTACACGGTCACGGCGCTGAACAGCGGCTATAAGTTCGTGGCGGATAACTGGGTGGTGGATGTGTATACCCGCGTCGATAACCTGTTTGATAAGGAGTATGTCGGCTCGGTTATCGTCAACGAAAGCAACGGGCGCTATTACGAACCGGCTCCGGGGCGTAATTATGGCGTAGGGTTGTCGGTGAGTTATATGTTTGATGCGATGTAAGTGCGCACTAATGCCTTCATCCCCGCCCTCTCCCACAGGGAGAGGGCGAAAACAGCACGACTTAAAATATCCCTTTCTGCTTGATCTGCTTCATTTTCTGCGACTGATTCTCAAGCAAACTCAAATCCACCTCTTCCGCCCCACTCGCTTTCGAACTTTCAGCCGAAGGCGTGGCGCGCCCGGACATCCGCAACTGCTGTAACAACACATGTTGTTTTTCCAGCAAGCTCCTAAGTTGCGCAATTTCGCTGCGCATTGCAGCCAGTTCTCCGTCATCTTTATCTTTACGCTGCGTTGCCTCTGACATTAACGCCCGCATCTGACGAAGCTGCTGCTTGCTGAACTCAGGGTTACTCTCCTGCTCCGCCGGTAACGACGTTTCACGCGCAATCGGCAACAGTTTCCCTTCAATCAATTCGGCGCAAAGCGCGTCCAGCGTCAGCGCTTCCCGACCGATAGACTCGGCAACATGGCTGCAAAGCTGCGGATTCAGCATCTGTAACTGCAACCCGGCCAGATAAACATTACGGTGAAAACGGCGGATCTCCATACTGGTGTCGCTGGTGTTTCCCCCGGTATTGTTCATTTCTCCGTGCCATTTTTTCAGATGCAGCATCGCGCGCAGATCCGCACGCGAATGTTCTGGCGACAAATGCAGGGAAAGATTAACCCGGCGAATTTGCCTGTTACTCATCGTCGCCCACCTCGACCATTTGCGGTGCAGCAACCTGATCTACACCGCTTTCCGCATGATACAGACAGATTTCACGCGACAGCGCGCTTTGCGGGTTCTCAATCGTCACCACTCGCTCACCTAGCGTGGCGTACGTCTCACGTACTGCACTTTCAATCAGGTGCGCACCACCGCCAACCAGATAAACACGGTTTGGGTTTTTGGCGAATTTCTTCGCTTCATACGCTACCTGATCGCCCAATTCCTGAATTTTAATGGCTACGCGTTCAAGGATTTCATCAATACGTGATTCATCATTAATCACGCTTTTGACAAACGTCATGTCGTGACGGCGTTTAATCAGTTCATTGGCGACCAAATAACTGGAGTCGCTGTCGGCGGCGGCCAGCAGTTTTCGCGTCGCATCCGTGACCATCGCCACGCCAATCTCATTGTTACCGTAAATGGCGGAAACGTCGTCAAACTCACCGACGATCACCCCCATATCCAGCGTCGTCCCCCCGCAGTCTATGACCAGCGATTTAGTGAATTCGTTAACGCTGGAATTCAGTAAGTGAGAAAGCGCCGCGGGCAGGCTTTCCGGCATCACCTGTACGTCGACGATACGGAACAACTCACCTTTGTTCAGCGAGATATCACGCATCAGATTACGGCGCTTAGCCTCAATACGGCTTTCATTACGCTGACAATCGTCCGGGTTATAGAACTGAGTAATCGGTAGCGTGACCACGATCTCGACGTCACACGGCATCATTCCGGTTTGCAACAGGGCATGGTGAACGGCCAACAGATTCAGATCATCATACTGATAATCGATATGTGTAGTGGAAAGCGCTTTATCGGATGTCGCATCGTAAGTGTATTTGGTAGTTCCGATGGTGTAGTTGTACACCGACTGACCGCGCAGCAGCGCCGCACTTTTCCAGTCCTTGCGGAAGGAATTCGGTGAGACGACCGTTTTCAGAGTGCCATTCTCAATCCAGCTAATTTTGACGTTGGTGGAGCCATCATCAATGGCGAATTTCATACGGGTTGCAGTCATGGGAATATCTCAATCTAAAGGGTATTTTTTACAGCGCTGCTTTTTCGCTAAGAATGCGGCGAGCGCCAAGATAATGTGATTGCCAGAAGTCCGCAGAAAACTGGCTAATACGAATATTCAGCCCGGTACGCGGCGCTTCGATAAATTTGTCATCGCCGAGATAGACACCAACATGATCGGCGCCGGGACGCTGGCTGATTTTAAAGAACACCAGGTCACCGTTTTTCAGCTTGTCTTTGCGCACCGACTGCAGATGATTTGCGTTGTACATTTCATTCGCTGTGCGGGGCAATTTTCGCTCCAGCACGGCGTTGTAGGCGTAGAACACCAGGCCGCTACAGTCGAAACCTTCGTCGGGCGTCTTGCCGCCCCAGACATAAGGTTTTCCCAGCTGTTTTTGCAGGCGCTGGAGCACCGTGCGCAGTTTGGCTGCGTGCGGTAACGCCGCAGGTTTGTCATCCAGCGCACGTTCCCAGAGCGCATCGACGCTTCCCGGCGACCAGCGAGGGTGCATCGCCAGCATTTCACGGTTTTGCTGTCGGATCGCACGTTTCTGTTCCGCTTCCCGGCGCTTTTGTTCCGGTGTTAACGGCACATTAGCCGTGCGCTGTTTAACGCTGGTCATCAGTCGTTGACGCGCCTTTTTTCGCACCAGCTCCGCGTTTTCCGACAGCGGTTGTGGCCGGGCATCGCTATAAGCAGACCACGCCAGTAGCGCCACGCTCAGCAAAAAGAGGGGCAACAGGCGGCCTGGTACAGCGGCAATAGAAGAAAAAAAACGTTTCACAGCAACAACTATTTCATTAAGGGGTTTTTGAGATTTTATCGACCAGCGGCTTAATGACTTTCTCACCGTGCTGACCAAAAAACTGATACAGAGATTCACTGGCAGAGTGTGTCAACACCATGATCTCGATACGACGGTTCGCGGAACTCAGCGGTTGATTTGGGTCCAGCAGCATTTGGTCCGCCATTCCGCTCACCTGCAATACCCGGCTCGGATCAAGCCCGCCTTTCGTCAGAACAGTACGCGCCTGCATCGCGCGTTCACCGGAAAGGTTCCAGTTGTTGTAAAGCACCTGATCGCGAAAACGCGTTGCATCCGTATGGCCGGTGATAATGATTTTGTTATCGATTTTGTTCAGTTCCGGCGCAAATTTGGTCAGCAACCGATCGAAGAACGGCGTCAGGATCGCGCTACTACGCTGGAACATTTCCCGCTTCTGATCATCAGAAATCAGAATACGCAGCCCCTGCGGCACGATCTCCATTTTCAGGTTGGCCTGCGCGTCATAGGCTGAGGTGATCTGCATAATGATGCGCGCCAGATCCTCTATTTCACTGTTCGAACGGGCGTTAACAGAATCGAGGCTTTCCCCCTGCTTCGCCTGCTGCGCCAGAGTTTTTTCATTTTCAGCATCTTCAGCATCGGTTTTACCTGGGGAACGCTTGCCGACAATGGTCAGTTCACCACCGGCATCTTTCTGCGTGATGGGGCTTATCGAGTGACCTTCAAAAATCGCGTCTCCCCCGTTGAGCAGAGAAACAATCTCTTTACGCTCCTCTTCGGTGACCGCGCCCATGATCCACAGGACCATGAACAGCGCCATCATCGCCAGCGTAAAGTCAGCAAAGGCCACCTTCCACGCCCCGCCGTGTATCCCTTCCTGGGATTTACGCGCGGAACGCTTAATGATCGTGGTGTGATGCTCCTTACCCCGACTACGCATCAGCCATACCGCTCATCTGATTTACCCAGCCATCCAGGGTGGCGAAGGTGGGTTTTGAGTCCATCGGCAACATTTTACGTCCGGCATCAACCGCCAGCAGCGTTGGTTTACCCGCAACGTGATTCACCAATACGGTACGTACGCACTCAAGAACCGAGATCTGTTTTTTGGTGCGCTGCTCCATGGCGTTTGCGACCGGGTCCATCAGGCAGTAACAGAAGAATACGCCGAGGAACGTCCCGACCAGAG
Protein-coding regions in this window:
- a CDS encoding fimbrial protein, whose amino-acid sequence is MRIFTPTPRTGLLLLILSAALFSTSSYALTCKRASDGSVEQIIPLDHQINVSTANLTAGTVLWRSQTFTSTFKCTDTNNHPQGEDAYLWWDPDIKMSAIHNSLEVGVTFLGTDIDPTKIKSTDIGPGTVCQRSANGRCKPPALPQTITATYAIYIKATGNPPPANGVINDQSKYAAFQVDGEGGLNNQPNSNFRAYVSGLGNIRFISCSPKITVSANNGETVNFGAIPARNAVVGKIEKQVPFSIRADLTGQGQDCEKQTLMANFSTTYPTQDNQVILPEKNSGFGILLSRADSPNTWLSMNTPTELGYVNGSVVESNFLASLKWLSTTPKVGKFNASANIDVTFK
- a CDS encoding fimbria/pilus outer membrane usher protein — translated: MASHKIRTTPGRLAQRIRCAVYVSTMPLLATPFVNAEEQFNTSFIHGADNASLVQSLSNSDDILPGHYPFDIYLNKIRVDHRDVEFKKDGPNSPGYFCLDADSFRQYGVLVPETAGSSACYDLVKGIPGSSVSWNAALQELDISVPQTELEPRPQGMISPLVYDDGINAAYSNYAYSGSHSRYTSNGAKRDSDYSFLTLNNGINIGAWRFRNNSTLSKESGRNAQWNSVSSWAETDIVPWRSRVLIGQSNTNNNVFDSFQFRGAQLSSVPEMLPDSRRGYAPVVRGVANSNARVEVRQNGYTVYSTVVPPGPFALTDIHPSTLSGDLAVTVIEADGTRHNFTLPYSSVPNMLREGIWEYQVTAGKYHDGTTDYEPNFIQGTISHGAGWDITPYGGMIVAENYRSGVLGIGKNMGEYGAASVDASWSDTDLASGDSKRGASVRFLYSKSLNALGTELQIAGYRYSTSGFYDFSDAVTERSNWKNGFYQTEYYDQEGDNSGAPSWATQSQRRRYYESMRYNNKRQRVELTVNQHVAGASLYATFTRQNYWNTSSYDRTIQTGINTSFHSVNYSLFYQSSRSNYGYSDNSVNVSVSIPFNIFSQDNQTVASFNASHSKQSGDGYSAGLSGTLLDDHRMNYFVQSGHSQYGGDTSVANLGYMGSMGNVALGYNYNNNYQQTSLNVSGGVVAHSGGVTLSQPLQNTFVLVKAPGAQGVRLENQPGVAIDRFGYAVLTSAMPYRHNRVALRTSDIGNGMEIPLAAKDIVPTQRAIGRVEFETHLGHSLLIHAKLADGSAPMIGANIFNQQGVNVGVVGTRGEAYVAGIESGERLRVKWGDDDSASCTMPIPELPPVDRDQPGGYQVVSLTCNRN
- a CDS encoding EAL domain-containing protein, with amino-acid sequence MSLTSAEPTGLRYVFQPMFDRAGKMIAVECLTRFTQEPGSAAITVEQFFSDASDELRARILQEQIALVKSYQWWFQQNDVMVTINVDEATLHTLNDDFIADCVKTIGCLHFEVSEFSSTLVKRNPAIEALGDKYSFWLDDFGAGYAGFGALAMQSFRFIKMDKNLLWNLREKKNGQQLMASLLHYFSANHYQVIVEGIETQEHLTWIDNMPWFALQGLLWQEQSIEALTAGQSSANALPHQTHH
- a CDS encoding molecular chaperone codes for the protein MKKIVAALLLLASLDASAGIQVDQTRVIYNGNEKSAALSIHNDTDETWMVQTWLDTGDSSATPKNLPMQAIPPILKLAGNKDAILRFIYSGAGLPTDRETVYWINVQEIPPASKQENVLQIAIRTRVKLFYRPTTLKTTLQKEVEALSWRKQGNQLVVTNNGPLHITFGTLTLKNGASKTWKVNADMVNPMDSMRINLPAGASIADQLSFTFINDFGGHTEIKDIRLQ
- a CDS encoding glucose/sorbosone family PQQ-dependent dehydrogenase, whose translation is MLNNKTKRISQAVALSLALCGVSYAATTSHASSAKHPEVQANEPFSAHVLTSGLDAPWDMVWGPDGYLWVTERKAASIDRIDPKTGEKKVAITLSGVHTGPQHEGVLGLALSPNFMKAGGDNYVYTAYTYMNGNEEHAKIVRLEYDEKTQKLGNEKEILAGFPAGNDHNGGRLRFGPDGKLYYTIGEQGHNQGANFCKPIDAQRIPTEDELKNKNYAAYAGKVLRLNIDGSIPEDNPTIHGIKSHLFTYGHRNPQGLVFVGDTLYASEQGPSSDDELNILEAGGNYGWPHVAGFQDDQAYVYANYSKAENCPSLKWDPNHIPAGVPVQKETEWKAADFKAPIKTFFTVKEGYTYNDASCSADSAYICWPTIAPSSVAYYPADGVIKSWRNSIIVSSMKNGALYRVLLNADKKNVQGDVAKYFHTANRYRMVVVSPDTRKIFVATDNFGNVMDESNHPTHNLSNPGSIIVFEYTGK